One window of the Natrinema sp. CBA1119 genome contains the following:
- the gcvT gene encoding glycine cleavage system aminomethyltransferase GcvT has protein sequence MPLQTPPLRGLHDERGAKFTEFGGWDMPVEFDSIRTEHAAVREDVGVFDVSHMGQIHVTGPDATELMQRLTSNDVSRLAVGDSQYAAITDEDGIIIDDTVVYRLPDDGGQATYLFVPNAGTDETTHERWLSYRNEWDLEATVDNRTDEYAMFAVQGPNAVDLVEGVAEESVSDLERFEARYATIGGVDCWTARTGYTGEDGFELLVPWAAAEEIWTALDCQPCGLGARDTLRIEAGFLLAGQDFDADTDPRTPYEAGIGFTVALETEFVGRDALAEIEAAGVEERLVGFQLIDRGVPRHGYDITTTESRVIGTVTSGTMSPTLERPIGLGYVPVEHAEPGTTLQVVVRGQSKKARVETTPFIDTVQ, from the coding sequence ATGCCGCTTCAGACGCCGCCGTTACGTGGGTTACACGACGAGCGCGGAGCGAAGTTCACGGAGTTTGGCGGCTGGGATATGCCGGTCGAGTTCGATTCGATTCGAACCGAGCACGCCGCCGTCCGGGAGGACGTGGGGGTCTTCGACGTCTCGCACATGGGCCAGATTCACGTTACCGGCCCGGACGCGACGGAGTTGATGCAACGACTGACGTCGAACGACGTCTCCCGGCTCGCGGTCGGCGACTCCCAGTACGCCGCGATCACCGACGAGGACGGGATCATCATCGACGACACCGTCGTCTATCGGCTCCCCGATGACGGCGGGCAGGCGACGTACCTGTTCGTCCCCAACGCCGGCACCGACGAGACGACCCACGAACGGTGGCTCAGCTACCGCAACGAGTGGGACCTCGAGGCGACCGTCGACAACCGGACCGACGAGTACGCCATGTTCGCCGTCCAGGGCCCGAACGCCGTCGATCTGGTCGAGGGCGTCGCCGAGGAGTCGGTGAGCGACCTCGAGCGGTTCGAAGCTCGGTACGCGACGATCGGGGGGGTCGACTGCTGGACTGCCCGGACGGGCTACACCGGCGAGGACGGGTTCGAGTTGCTCGTCCCCTGGGCGGCGGCCGAGGAGATCTGGACGGCGCTGGACTGCCAGCCCTGCGGGCTCGGCGCGCGCGATACGCTCCGTATCGAGGCCGGCTTTCTCCTCGCCGGCCAAGATTTCGACGCGGACACCGATCCGCGGACGCCGTACGAGGCCGGCATCGGCTTTACCGTCGCCCTCGAGACCGAGTTCGTCGGTCGGGACGCCTTGGCGGAGATCGAGGCGGCGGGCGTCGAGGAGCGACTCGTCGGCTTCCAGTTGATCGATCGCGGCGTCCCCCGACACGGCTACGACATCACGACGACGGAGAGTCGCGTCATCGGCACCGTCACCAGCGGGACGATGAGTCCGACCCTCGAGCGACCGATCGGCCTCGGCTACGTGCCGGTCGAGCACGCCGAACCGGGGACGACGCTGCAAGTGGTCGTCCGCGGGCAGTCCAAAAAAGCAAGAGTTGAAACCACACCCTTCATCGACACAGTACAATGA
- a CDS encoding metal-dependent hydrolase codes for MPSTVVHVAFAGLLGVALLGDEFDTRAILFVMGCSALLDLDTLIGVVVPGTHRAALHNVWIVLVPAAALLWDGAIREESIVRKRWGGSAPRVAWTTLAALLFAHVLFDAFFNGVNLFWPVHDRFYDLSGSLLITDQRGLVQTFVELDPGGVAESTARGTTEDTHYRTGFDPTRDEPATGVERIFPIAATGERFVLTVAGLTAVLVRIVEDRRSA; via the coding sequence ATGCCATCGACCGTCGTCCACGTCGCGTTCGCGGGGCTGCTCGGTGTCGCCTTGCTCGGCGACGAGTTCGACACGCGAGCGATCCTGTTCGTGATGGGCTGTAGCGCCCTCCTCGATCTCGATACGCTGATCGGCGTCGTCGTCCCCGGTACCCACCGCGCCGCGTTGCACAACGTCTGGATCGTACTCGTCCCCGCCGCCGCCCTGCTCTGGGACGGCGCGATCCGCGAGGAGTCGATCGTCCGGAAACGGTGGGGTGGGTCCGCGCCTCGCGTCGCGTGGACCACGCTCGCTGCGTTGCTGTTCGCACACGTCCTGTTCGACGCCTTCTTCAACGGCGTCAATCTCTTCTGGCCGGTCCACGATCGGTTCTACGATCTCTCGGGGTCGCTGCTCATCACCGACCAGCGCGGACTCGTCCAGACGTTCGTCGAACTCGATCCCGGAGGTGTCGCCGAGTCGACGGCGCGCGGGACGACCGAAGATACCCACTACAGGACGGGATTCGATCCCACCCGAGACGAACCGGCCACGGGGGTCGAGCGAATCTTTCCCATCGCGGCGACCGGCGAGCGGTTCGTCCTCACTGTCGCCGGACTGACAGCTGTTCTCGTTCGGATCGTCGAGGACCGCCGATCAGCGTGA
- the gcvH gene encoding glycine cleavage system protein GcvH: protein MSFDVPDDRRYLESHEWALETDGVVRVGISDFAQDELGDVVFVELPDEGDELEGGDEFGVVESIKAVSDLYAPVGGEVVAINDELFDAPELVNKDPFGEGWMLEIEADDLEELEALLSADEYEDQIA, encoded by the coding sequence ATGAGCTTCGACGTTCCCGACGATAGACGGTACCTGGAATCGCACGAGTGGGCACTCGAGACCGACGGCGTCGTCCGCGTGGGCATCTCCGACTTCGCACAGGACGAGCTCGGCGACGTGGTCTTCGTCGAACTCCCAGACGAGGGCGACGAACTCGAGGGAGGCGACGAGTTCGGCGTCGTCGAATCGATCAAAGCCGTCTCGGACCTCTACGCGCCGGTCGGCGGCGAAGTCGTCGCGATCAACGACGAGCTGTTCGACGCCCCCGAACTCGTCAACAAGGACCCCTTCGGCGAGGGCTGGATGCTCGAGATCGAGGCCGACGACCTCGAGGAACTCGAGGCCCTCCTCTCCGCCGACGAATACGAGGACCAGATCGCCTGA
- a CDS encoding helix-turn-helix domain-containing protein, with the protein MSGRGPKRELAEKIAGEITLSEDPGATLRKWRTDFSVSQTDLAAELDVSSSVISDYESGRRESPGIGVVGRLVEGLLEIDEQRGGERIRQYGRVLSAGFDSDIVYDLREYATSLPLTRLYDDLEATEVASSGTDQVSGHTVIDSIEAITRLSSEEFFRLYGQSTSRVLVFTNVTRGEGVGIALRMINPTPNAVILHGLEEEDLWDHARELARIDGYSLAVTSAPLDDVLEHLVTLE; encoded by the coding sequence ATGAGCGGACGCGGACCCAAACGGGAACTTGCGGAGAAAATCGCCGGGGAGATCACGTTGAGTGAGGATCCCGGGGCCACGCTCCGGAAGTGGCGCACCGACTTCAGCGTCTCACAGACCGATCTCGCGGCCGAACTCGATGTCTCGTCGTCGGTCATCTCCGACTACGAGAGCGGCCGCCGGGAGAGTCCCGGCATCGGCGTCGTCGGCCGTCTCGTCGAGGGGCTGCTCGAGATCGACGAGCAACGCGGCGGCGAGCGCATCAGACAGTACGGTCGGGTCCTCTCGGCGGGCTTCGACAGCGACATCGTCTACGACCTCCGGGAGTACGCCACGTCGCTTCCCCTCACGCGGCTGTACGACGACCTCGAGGCGACCGAAGTGGCCTCGAGCGGCACCGATCAGGTCAGCGGTCACACGGTCATCGACAGCATCGAGGCGATCACCCGCCTCTCGAGCGAGGAGTTCTTTCGGCTCTACGGACAGAGTACGAGTCGCGTGCTCGTGTTCACCAACGTCACGCGCGGGGAGGGCGTCGGCATCGCCCTCCGGATGATCAACCCGACGCCGAACGCCGTGATTCTCCACGGACTCGAGGAGGAGGACCTCTGGGACCACGCGCGGGAGCTCGCGCGAATCGACGGCTACTCGCTAGCCGTCACCTCGGCACCGCTCGACGACGTGCTCGAGCACCTCGTGACGCTCGAGTAA
- a CDS encoding aldehyde dehydrogenase family protein, with protein sequence MSSPKLEPRADWNRLYIDGEWRDATGGETIPVENPAKQEVFTEVPAGTEDDVDAAYEAAEAAQSDWAATPREERNEIVQNLLDELNARFEEIAGLLATEAGTPGYRAMGEFATATGDVEMALELEPPAEEVRPSSSIEDKDNHIVHEPVGVVGIISPWNFPLHLSLRALAPAIALGNTVVLKPATDTPITGGLLIAKLCEAAGVPDGVVNVVTGRGSAIGDRMTGHPTPRVISFTGSTAVGKGVAENAGESLALPALELGGNAPFVVTDEADLERAARAGAFGSFFHQGQVCISINRHLVHESLYDEYVDLLVDHAESLVIGDPSESEDVTFGPVQNETQRDELVEFIDGTLEAGATLETGGEADGLFVEPTVLSDCTNDMPTACNEHFGPVAPVIPFSDDEETIELANDTEYGLSASVFCEDVDRARDLADRIEAGMVHINDQPINEDHNAPFGGVKQSGLGRYHGEWIVRELTEPKWISVQGEERDYFVFE encoded by the coding sequence ATGAGTTCTCCGAAACTCGAGCCACGGGCCGACTGGAACCGACTGTACATCGACGGCGAGTGGCGTGACGCCACCGGCGGCGAGACGATTCCCGTGGAGAATCCGGCGAAACAGGAAGTGTTTACGGAGGTACCAGCGGGAACCGAAGACGACGTCGACGCCGCCTACGAGGCCGCCGAGGCCGCCCAGTCCGACTGGGCGGCGACCCCTCGGGAGGAGCGCAACGAGATCGTTCAGAACCTGCTGGACGAACTCAACGCGCGCTTCGAGGAGATCGCCGGCCTGCTCGCGACGGAGGCCGGCACCCCGGGCTACCGAGCGATGGGCGAGTTCGCGACCGCGACCGGCGACGTGGAGATGGCGCTGGAGCTCGAGCCGCCGGCGGAGGAGGTTCGGCCGTCCTCGTCGATCGAGGACAAGGACAATCACATCGTCCACGAACCGGTCGGCGTGGTCGGTATCATCTCGCCGTGGAACTTCCCGCTGCACCTCTCGCTTCGGGCCCTCGCACCCGCGATCGCGCTGGGGAACACCGTCGTTCTGAAGCCGGCGACGGACACCCCGATCACCGGCGGGCTGCTCATCGCGAAGCTCTGCGAGGCGGCCGGCGTCCCCGACGGCGTCGTCAACGTCGTCACCGGCCGCGGCTCGGCGATCGGCGATCGGATGACCGGCCACCCGACGCCGCGCGTCATCTCCTTTACCGGCTCGACGGCCGTCGGCAAGGGCGTCGCCGAAAACGCCGGCGAGAGCCTCGCGCTGCCCGCCCTCGAGCTTGGCGGCAACGCGCCCTTCGTCGTCACCGACGAGGCCGACCTCGAGCGGGCCGCGCGCGCCGGCGCGTTCGGTTCCTTCTTCCATCAGGGCCAGGTCTGCATCTCGATCAACCGCCATCTCGTCCACGAATCGCTGTACGACGAGTACGTCGACCTGCTCGTCGACCACGCGGAGTCGCTCGTGATCGGCGACCCCTCCGAGAGCGAGGACGTGACGTTCGGCCCGGTCCAGAACGAGACCCAGCGCGACGAGCTGGTCGAGTTCATCGACGGGACGCTCGAGGCGGGTGCCACCCTCGAGACGGGCGGCGAGGCCGACGGCCTGTTCGTCGAGCCGACCGTCCTCTCGGACTGTACGAACGACATGCCGACGGCGTGCAACGAGCACTTCGGTCCCGTCGCGCCCGTGATTCCGTTCTCGGACGACGAGGAGACAATCGAACTGGCCAATGACACCGAGTACGGCCTCTCGGCCTCGGTCTTCTGCGAGGACGTGGATCGCGCCCGCGACCTCGCCGATCGAATCGAGGCGGGGATGGTCCACATTAACGATCAGCCGATCAACGAGGACCACAACGCCCCCTTCGGCGGGGTCAAGCAATCGGGCCTCGGCCGGTACCACGGCGAGTGGATCGTCCGGGAACTCACCGAGCCGAAGTGGATCTCGGTTCAGGGCGAGGAACGGGACTACTTCGTTTTCGAGTAA
- a CDS encoding NYN domain-containing protein: MFDRVRARLARLGDSRTTAEPAVGLFVDGPNVFRDEFDVDLDDLRDAARELGRVGVIRLYLDEHATPGLIQAAEARGFEVIVTSGDVDVKLAVDATALAGDGTIDRFAIASRDTDFKPVLEYAGTVGVETIAIAPGTHGRSDALRNAADEAVTLEP; encoded by the coding sequence ATGTTTGACCGCGTTCGCGCTCGTCTCGCCCGACTCGGGGACTCACGGACCACCGCCGAGCCGGCAGTCGGTCTGTTCGTCGACGGGCCGAACGTCTTCCGCGACGAGTTCGATGTCGATCTCGACGATCTGCGCGACGCGGCCCGCGAACTCGGCCGCGTCGGCGTCATCCGACTCTATCTCGACGAGCACGCGACCCCCGGCCTCATTCAGGCCGCTGAAGCCCGCGGCTTCGAAGTGATCGTCACCAGCGGCGACGTCGACGTCAAGCTCGCCGTCGACGCGACCGCGCTCGCCGGCGACGGCACCATCGATCGATTCGCCATCGCCTCGAGAGATACCGACTTCAAACCCGTCCTCGAGTACGCGGGTACCGTCGGCGTGGAGACGATCGCGATCGCGCCCGGGACGCACGGCCGCTCCGACGCGCTTCGGAACGCGGCCGACGAAGCGGTCACGCTCGAGCCGTGA
- a CDS encoding M48 family metallopeptidase codes for MRLTTPVGLITRATLATVTSVAVLAGSLTVVLVIAITSGMVFSAYAADLLGFTHISLPSVVWSVVWSLCGLCAVVWFTRAIASAVRTGRADLLHRTTPLSKTAVDEPSTIEYTVGRLARQIDVPKPPIRIDPTATPLAYTTSRPDDPIVRTSHDATPVIVVSQGLIETLSESELSAVLAHELAHISNDDLRLLTVVLVPLIAAETLTPDEGSTSTVFEVCGHILSFIAVIGVGVFSRGRELAADRAAAELTGDPAALATALEKLDEAASAKPTADLREHARSTKAITILPTVGDGPTSTGLRSTHPPLEMRLEQLRSLAAD; via the coding sequence ATGCGACTGACGACACCGGTCGGACTCATAACCCGTGCGACGCTTGCGACGGTTACCAGTGTCGCAGTGCTCGCCGGTAGTCTTACCGTCGTACTGGTGATCGCGATCACCAGTGGAATGGTGTTTTCCGCGTATGCGGCCGATTTGCTGGGTTTCACTCATATTTCCCTTCCCAGTGTGGTATGGTCAGTCGTCTGGTCGCTTTGCGGTCTCTGTGCGGTCGTCTGGTTCACTCGAGCGATTGCAAGCGCCGTTCGAACCGGACGCGCCGATTTACTCCACCGAACGACACCTCTCTCGAAGACAGCGGTAGACGAACCGTCGACCATCGAATACACAGTTGGTCGTCTCGCGAGGCAGATAGATGTCCCAAAACCGCCGATACGAATCGACCCGACGGCGACGCCGCTTGCATACACGACATCCCGACCAGACGACCCGATTGTCAGAACCAGTCACGACGCGACGCCGGTTATCGTCGTCTCGCAGGGACTCATCGAGACGCTATCGGAGTCGGAGCTATCGGCGGTCCTCGCACACGAACTCGCCCATATTTCCAACGACGATCTTCGACTACTCACGGTGGTACTCGTCCCCCTCATCGCTGCCGAGACGCTTACACCGGACGAAGGGAGTACGTCAACTGTCTTCGAAGTCTGTGGCCACATCCTCAGTTTCATCGCAGTGATTGGAGTCGGTGTCTTCTCCCGAGGTCGAGAACTGGCCGCCGACCGCGCCGCTGCGGAGCTAACCGGCGATCCGGCTGCACTCGCGACTGCGCTCGAGAAACTCGACGAAGCAGCGTCTGCCAAACCGACAGCGGATCTTCGCGAACACGCTCGATCGACGAAAGCGATCACTATTCTTCCGACTGTTGGTGATGGACCCACCAGTACCGGTCTTCGTTCGACACACCCGCCGCTCGAGATGCGCCTCGAACAGCTTCGCTCGCTGGCGGCTGACTGA
- a CDS encoding hemolysin family protein, whose product MVEVDLAFSFGRLLFALFLVFLNGFFVAAEFAYVRIRPTQIQTLVDEGRSSAKLVQEAEENLDDYLATTQLGITIASLGLGWVGEPAIASLLEPVLGPVLPAGTLHLVSIAIGFSIITFLHVVFGELAPKTLAIADAERIALLVAAPMKFFYYIFIPGIIVFNGTANFFTRLIGVAPASERDESHTPKEIMRIVSQSGDQGAVDADEVEMIEAVFDLGDTIAREVMVPRPDVVTVRAGMPLSELRGVAASGNYTRFPVVDETADEPVIGFVHAKDVLKAIEAADGGGQSDEEPADEPTARDLARDVIIVPETRRIDEVLADFRRQNVQLAVVIDEWGAFEGILTIEDVIEEVVGEIQDEFDVASMEPSIEELADGRYEMDGGVPLDVVNETLGTAFESDAFDTIGGLVLSRLGRPPEVDDAIQADGYEVTVEAVEGTRVSSVTVSEAVPEAEESSG is encoded by the coding sequence ATGGTAGAAGTGGATCTCGCGTTCTCGTTCGGGCGGCTCCTCTTCGCTCTCTTCCTGGTCTTCCTGAACGGCTTTTTCGTCGCCGCTGAGTTCGCGTACGTCCGGATTCGGCCGACGCAGATTCAGACCCTCGTCGACGAGGGCCGGTCGTCGGCGAAGCTCGTCCAGGAGGCCGAGGAGAACCTGGACGATTACCTCGCGACCACCCAGTTAGGGATCACGATCGCCTCGCTGGGACTGGGATGGGTCGGCGAACCCGCCATCGCCTCGCTCCTCGAGCCCGTACTGGGGCCGGTGCTTCCCGCCGGCACGCTCCATCTGGTTTCCATCGCGATCGGATTCAGCATCATCACGTTCCTGCACGTCGTCTTCGGTGAGCTGGCCCCGAAGACGCTCGCCATCGCTGACGCCGAGCGGATCGCATTGCTCGTCGCCGCACCGATGAAGTTCTTCTACTACATCTTCATCCCGGGAATCATCGTGTTCAACGGGACGGCGAACTTCTTCACGCGACTCATCGGCGTCGCGCCGGCCTCCGAGCGCGACGAGAGCCACACGCCGAAAGAGATCATGCGCATCGTCTCGCAGTCGGGAGACCAGGGAGCCGTCGACGCGGACGAGGTCGAGATGATCGAGGCCGTCTTCGATCTGGGCGATACGATCGCGCGCGAAGTGATGGTCCCCCGACCGGACGTCGTCACCGTTCGCGCCGGGATGCCCCTCTCGGAGCTCCGAGGCGTCGCCGCGAGCGGGAACTACACCCGGTTCCCCGTCGTCGACGAGACGGCCGATGAACCGGTCATCGGCTTCGTCCACGCGAAAGACGTGCTCAAAGCGATCGAGGCCGCGGACGGCGGTGGGCAGTCGGACGAGGAACCGGCCGACGAGCCGACCGCTCGCGACCTCGCTCGAGACGTCATCATCGTCCCCGAAACGCGCCGGATCGACGAGGTGCTCGCGGATTTCCGCCGACAAAACGTCCAGTTGGCGGTCGTCATCGACGAGTGGGGCGCCTTCGAGGGAATCCTGACGATCGAAGACGTCATCGAGGAGGTTGTCGGCGAGATTCAAGACGAGTTCGACGTGGCGTCGATGGAGCCCTCGATCGAGGAACTCGCCGACGGCCGCTACGAGATGGACGGCGGCGTCCCGCTGGACGTGGTGAACGAGACCCTCGGAACGGCGTTCGAAAGCGACGCGTTCGACACCATCGGCGGACTGGTGTTAAGCCGTCTCGGTCGCCCGCCCGAGGTCGACGACGCGATACAGGCTGACGGCTACGAGGTAACGGTCGAAGCCGTCGAAGGAACTCGCGTCTCGAGCGTAACCGTCAGTGAGGCCGTTCCGGAGGCCGAGGAGTCTTCAGGCTGA
- a CDS encoding molybdopterin-binding protein, producing MNVAIVTVGDEILAGSTTNTNASWLAERITERGSNVERILTIPDDRELIADYVARWSDAFDAVIVTGGIGGTPDDVTVEAVADGLEREFVVHGEIKERLVEKAAAFRDENPEMVEEYDLQLDIDAAASIPEGATPIVVDEGWAPGCIVENVYVLAGIPDEMKAMFEAVADEFQGDAVARTIYTPAPEGSLHEALEGVTERFDVAVGSYPRSENRPGRIRVSSTDLETVEAAIGWLREHVETTEPPSTEET from the coding sequence ATGAACGTGGCGATCGTCACCGTCGGCGACGAGATACTCGCGGGATCGACGACCAACACCAACGCGTCGTGGCTGGCCGAGCGGATCACCGAGCGCGGCAGCAACGTCGAGCGGATCCTGACGATCCCCGACGACCGCGAGCTGATAGCCGACTACGTCGCCCGGTGGAGCGACGCGTTCGACGCCGTGATCGTCACCGGCGGCATCGGCGGGACTCCAGACGACGTGACCGTCGAAGCCGTCGCCGACGGCTTAGAGCGGGAGTTCGTCGTCCACGGCGAGATCAAGGAGCGGCTGGTCGAGAAGGCAGCCGCGTTTCGGGACGAGAATCCGGAGATGGTCGAGGAGTACGATCTCCAGCTCGACATCGACGCGGCGGCCTCGATTCCCGAGGGCGCGACGCCGATCGTCGTCGACGAGGGGTGGGCTCCCGGCTGCATCGTCGAGAACGTCTACGTCCTGGCCGGCATCCCCGACGAGATGAAGGCGATGTTCGAGGCCGTCGCCGACGAGTTCCAGGGCGATGCAGTGGCCCGCACGATCTACACACCGGCACCCGAGGGATCGCTCCACGAGGCCCTCGAGGGCGTCACCGAGCGGTTCGACGTCGCGGTCGGGAGCTATCCGCGCAGCGAGAACCGACCCGGCCGGATCCGCGTCTCGAGTACCGACCTCGAGACGGTCGAGGCGGCGATCGGGTGGCTTCGGGAGCACGTCGAGACGACCGAGCCGCCGTCGACCGAGGAGACGTGA